Part of the Terriglobia bacterium genome is shown below.
TGGCAAGGTCGTCCTGAATCCTCGCGAACTGACTTGTCAGCCGCGGACAAAACTCGGGCAACGGACAGCGCGTATAGATAAATGTCATCAGGACAGCCTTGCCCTTGAAATCCGCCAGGTGAAACGGCTTGCCGTCCTGATCGATCAATTCCAGATTCGGCACGTGCTCGCCGGGTTTCAGCATGTGAACAACCGGCGGTGCGGAATTTGCTCCGCCACGTTGAGTGATGCGGACTCCGCTGAGCCAGTAGTCGCTTCCGTCGCGAAGGACGGAAACCTTGGCATCGATGACATCACCGGGCCTCAGCCCGCTGGCGTCGCTGGACTGTTTGACCTTATAGGGCATGATCATACCAGGCATGAAACCGGGAATGTCGCCGTGTCTGACGACGATCATCTTCCCGGCCGGATCGCTCTGAATGACCTGCCCATGGAGTTGAAACTCACGCGTCGCGGGCTTGCAGGCCGCGACGAGCAGAACTGAAAAAACAAACAGA
Proteins encoded:
- a CDS encoding SCO family protein — translated: MKRSCLFVFSVLLVAACKPATREFQLHGQVIQSDPAGKMIVVRHGDIPGFMPGMIMPYKVKQSSDASGLRPGDVIDAKVSVLRDGSDYWLSGVRITQRGGANSAPPVVHMLKPGEHVPNLELIDQDGKPFHLADFKGKAVLMTFIYTRCPLPEFCPRLTSQFARIQDDLAKTPEDYARTHLVTVSFDSEYDTPPIMRKYGLAYLRDDASGFSHWDFASAKPDKLREVANAFGLVYIEEDNQISHTMNIVLIGPDGTVSKYWSADWTAPELEDALRQAAHSSSAHGD